Proteins found in one Zea mays cultivar B73 chromosome 1, Zm-B73-REFERENCE-NAM-5.0, whole genome shotgun sequence genomic segment:
- the LOC114711036 gene encoding uncharacterized protein LOC114711036 — MGGILFELVGPIHISRDPGTIPRPAASLQRCCASDTRTSHYLGLFTPLKGKHTDEVAKSKQSIVSTKTKKEIQFQKLQRLPDGCHPDFDNDHLCSVNNHDLLPEISTPSVDLHLLPETGVENMRTPKSLHAELKHELLKLNTVLKLPDNVLFLANQFLEYLLNNHLVVREPRSILHAFNIALCWRAASFLKYTELNRRESLALASDGLNYECNEAPS; from the exons ATGGGAGGAATTTTGTTTGAGCTTGTGGGCCCAATTCATATCAGTCGCGACCCTGGGACTATCCCACGTCCTGCGGCGAGCTTGCAGCGCTGCTGCGCCTCGGATACGCGGACAAGTCACTACTTGGGACTATTTACACCCCTAAAAGGGAAACACACAG ATGAAGTTGCTAAATCCAAGCAATCAATTGTCTCCACAAAAACAAAGAAG GAAATTCAATTTCAGAAACTTCAGAGATTGCCAGATGGGTGCCATCCTGATTTTGATAATGATCATCTGTGTTCTGTAAATAATCATGACCTGCTTCCTGAAATAAGTACTCCAAGTGTTGACCTTCATCTACTTCCTGAGACAG GAGTGGAAAACATGAGGACACCTAAAAGTCTTCACGCCGAACTTAAGCATGAGCTGTTAAAGCTAAATACGGTGTTAAAGCTACCA GATAATGTACTCTTTCTGGCCAACCAGTTCCTTGAATATCTTTTAAATAATCATTTAGTTGTGCGGGAGCCACGGAGCATACTGCATGCGTTCAACATAGCCTTG TGTTGGCGTGCTGCTTCTTTTCTGAAATACACTGAGTTGAATCGTCGAGAATCACTTGCCCTTGCTTCAGATGGATTGAATTATGAATGCAATGAGGCTCCATCATAG